The window CTCATATCCTAAACTATGTGCAAGAGAAACTGCATTTTTTATAATTTGTACTTTTTGCTCCAATGTTGGTTTAATAACCATTCCACCATCTGTTACAAAAATTATCCTATCCATTCCAGGGGTTTCTAAAAGTGCAACGTGAGAAAGTAATCCTTCACCACGAAGTCCCCATTCCTTATTCAAGGCAGCTTTCAATAGTGTAGCAGTTTTTACCAATCCTTTCATTAATACATTTGCTTGACCTGAAGATACCAACTTAACAGCCTTTTCTGAAGCTTCTGCTTCACTTTCAGCATTCACAATTGGAAGTTCCATTTCTAATTCCTCAAGATTTTTTCTAACAATTTCCTCTTTTCCAACCAATATAGCTTTTATGCCTAGATCCAAAACATCTTTAATCGCTTTCAATGACTCAACATCTTCAGCTCCAGCTAATGCAATAACAGCCTCTTTGGTCTTTGCTTTTTCTATTACCTCATCAAAACTTCTTAACATCCACTCACCTCCCAATGTATTTTATAATCGAACACATAAATGCCATACTTAAAATTGCATCAAATACTACTTGATAGTCTTCATGAACTAACTTCACACTTCTTCCATCAATTCTTTCAACAAGCGGTAACATCTCAACCAAATCCGCTCTTGCAGTGTCAGTAAATTCAACAACTAACTCAATTGGTGTGTCAAATTTATAGACCTTGAATTTTTCTCTTGGAACTCGTAACATCCTCCTAGTTGTTTCTTCTATTTCTTTTAAAACTTTCTTCATAGATTTATGCTTTGCTGAAAATCTTCCTAAAGATTCTTTAGTTTCGACAAAAAAAACATCATCAAAAACTTGACCTTTTAATTTATCATCACCAACTATCATTGCAACTGGAACATTGTAAAGTCCAGCATAAGCTGCGTTAATGAGAGCTTCATTCATTTTTTGACCATTTATCCATATGTTATATACAGATGATGAAGAATAAGAATGATCCATAACCGCATATCTTGTTCCAACACCAGCATGATATCCAAAAAATACTACTCTATCAAATGATTCATCAAGTTCACTCATCATATAATTTTTCCTTAGTCCGCCTGAAATTAATTCTACATTTTCAAATTCTTTTGTAATTTCCCACAATACATTATCTCCCATAGCATGTGAATCAACTAATAAAACATAGTTTCCATCAGTTGCCCTTAAAAAAGCCTTTAATTGTTCCATCAAATAATTTTGTTTGAATTTAACGCCGTATTCAACATCGGACCATTGAGTAACACCACCCAATCCCTCAAAATCAATAGAAACATATATTTTCATACTCCCCCTCCTTTATGTTACAAAAATATTTTAACTCAAATTCTTATAAAACCTAAGCTTTGCATTTCTTTGCAAAATCAAGAATTTTAAAAACTGCCTTAAATACTTTATTCTCATCATATTTAATCTAAAAATATAGAAAACTTGAATACCTGTTTCAAATTATTGGGAAATTATTTAGAACATTGACACATTTATTCCTTGAAATTTTACATACACCTGTGAGATAATATTTGATGCCCCACCAGAAAAAATATTTTCCTGAGGTGTGTCCTATGAAAGATAATATACTTTCAGCACTAAAAGAAAAAATCAGCCGCCAAAACTGGGAAAGTTGGTTTTTAGATTTTAACGTTAAAAAAATTGAAGATAAACATGTTGTTTTTGAAGTCGGCAATATATTTATAAAAGACCGACTTGAGCAAAAATTCAGCAAAATTATTTCAAAAGTAGTTAAAGAAGTTCTTGGAAAAGATGCTACTTTCGAAATAGTTTATAAAGAAATTGATATTACCCAAAAAAATGAAGAAAAAGGTCCTTTAGTTAGAAAAAGACCTTTACTTATAACCCCACTAAATCCGAAATATACATTCGAAAATTTTGTAGTGGGAAACTTTAATAGATTTGCATATAACGTTTTTCTTGAAGCTAGTAAAAAACCTGGTTACTACAATCCTATATTTTTGTACAGTGGTGTGGGGCTTGGAAAAACACATCTTGCTCAAGCACTTGGAAATTATCTTTTGGAAAACGACCCAGATCTTAAAGTTGCATACCTTACCAGTGAAGATTTTATGAATGAAATGTTCTACGCAATTAAAAATGGAACAACAGAAGAATTTAGAGAAAAATACAGAAAAAAAGCTGACATATTGATAATTGACGACATTCAATTCTTGATCGGTATAAAATCAGCACAAGTTGAACTTTTCCATACATTTAATGCAATACATGAGGCCGGAAAACAAATTATTATATGTTCAGATAGAACTCCTCAAGAATTAAAAGATTTTCATTCAAGAATGATTTCAAGATTTCAAATGGGATTGTTAGTTAAAATTGAAAATCCTACTAAAGAAGACTTATTTAAAATTGGGAAAAAAATTAGTAAGCTTAAAGGTGTGGAAATAAACGATGAAATTATAGATTACATTAGCTCCATTTATGACAATCCAAGATTAATTCATGGTGCAATTTTAAAATTAATTGCTTACAAAAATCTATATGGTTCTTTAAATCTATCTATAGCACAAAGTATTTTAACAAACCCATCCAAACCGCCAAAAGCTTTAGAAGAAAAACTTATTGAAATTTTAAGTGATATTTTTGAATGTTCACCTGAAGAAATTCTTTCAAGCAAAAGAACAAAAAATATTTCGTATGCTAGAAAAGTTGGGATGTACTATGCAGCAAAAAAATTAAACCTTTCGACACGTGACGTTGGAAAAGTTTTTAACAAGTCACACTCGTCAGTCGTACAAAATATAAATCAAGTAGAAAAGCTAATAAAAGAAGGAAATATCATAATAAAAAATTATCTAAAACAGATAGATAAAGCAACAAAAAACTTTGCACAAGGTGAAAGTATATGATATAATCAAATTAGCCTATCAAATAGCAGGAGGTGACAAACGTGAAAGTAAGAGTTGACGAAGCAACATGCATCGGATGTGGCGTATGTGAAAACCTTTGTCCAGATGTCTTCAAAGTTGGAGACGATATGAAAGCAAAAGTTCTCCAAGCAGAAACAGATTTAGATTGTGCTAAAGATGCAGCTGACAGCTGTCCAACCTCTGCAATTACAGTAGAAGAATAATAAATTTTAAAGGCCGGGATTTCCCCGGCCTTTGATTTTATCCGGCAGTTAGTCCTCTATAAATTCCTTCCCTTTCATTTATAGTAAATAACCGCTAAATTTTTAATTTTATTGTAATTTTCTACATTTTTCATGATATAATTAAAATTGTAGATAGTTTTTTTTTATGTTAGAATAAAATGCCTGGTAGATAATGCTAAAAGATTAACCAACGGAGGTGCTGATTTAATGAAGCGGTTAACCATTTTTGTTTTTTTAGTACTAATCTTATCATTAACTTTTCCAATTAATCTTGAAAAATCTAAGGAATTATTCTTATACTATATCAACAATTTTGAAACATCGAAAGATGATGAATTTCTATCCAATACCAGAAATTCTATCAACACTTTTTTGCCAATTTATAGATATTACAAAATTGAACTTGTAGGAAGTGTTGAAAAAACAGATGTATCAAAAAAAATTGGTGACTATCTTAATGTAATATACAAACAAAACATATCGAATGATTATACTACACAACTTGCCAGAGCCGCATTTTTTTCTTACCTTGAAGCATCACTTGAAAGAAAAAAATTCGAAGCAAGCTTTATAAAATCTTCCCCCAATTTCAACAGTTTTTTTAACTCCTACCAATCAAAGGTTATTTTTGCTGCAAGAAATTATCTTTCTGATCTTTTAGCAAAACATCTTGGTGCTAAAATTAATTTGGCTGGTAATGCTGATATAGAAGATGCTCCTCAATATTCATTTGAATTTGAATACACTCCAAAATTTAAAGAACATGAGTTTACTGATGAAATAAAAATTATCCTTAAAGATGAAGAAATTAAAAAGAATTTTGTAAAATATTTGGAAATTATCTCTAAAAATCCACAAAGAATGGTACCTAACATTAATAGATATAGCGGACTATTACAAAGAAACGTTATTAAAAGTGTCTCAAACTTGAAAAATATCTTTTCAGACGAGTTTGAAAAGACTGCTCCAAAATCATACAATTTCTGGTGGCTAAGATGGGTTGTCTATATCGCTTTAATTCTGATTGCAATTAAGTCGAAAAAGTGGAATCTTGTAATATTTTTAATATCAATTGTTGAGATTTTGTATCTATTTATTGGCTTTGATATCTTATCTAACTCTGATGCTACAATATATGGATTAATTTCATTCTCTGCCTTATTTGCTTCATTAATAATATTTATTAAAAGCAAAAAATTTCTTGAGGTTTCATTGATTGCTTTATTATTAATATCATTCGTAATTCCAACATATTATACTAAAGATTTTCACATGAAAAACCTTAAAGAATTTGAAAATTCCCCATACTTTACTGAACTTATTAACGATGTTTTAAAAGATAAATATTCCAAATTTTCAAATATAGTAAGAGAATTAACTACAATTGCAAATTCAAGTATTATAGAAACTGAAGATATAATTAAAAGACTCTCAATAAACTTAAATAATTTTACCGAAAAAATCAAAGATCCTGAATATAAAAGTGTTAAAAATTTCGATGGTAGAGTCAATGATTTTAAAGCATTAACTACTGAGTTTTCTAATTATCAAATCGAAGAAAAAATTAGAGAAAAGCAATTCAAAAAAGCTGAAAATAATTTAGAAAAATTCACGAAAAAAGTTGCTGAAATTTCATCTGATGCATTTGAAAATGAATTCCTAAAAGAAATTCAAAACGATTTAAATTTTGAAGAAATAAGTCCAACAGTTAAAACAATAAATGAAATCATTAAAAATACTAGTGATCTTGAAAAAATACCAATTCAATTTTACAGAACCAAGTTTGGAATCTTAACATTTGTATTTTTATCACTTGGATTTTTCTTGACATCCCTAAAAAATAAAAGTTCAATTATTTGGAACATTGCTGCAACATTGTCATCTGTATTAATGTTAATTAATCCTATAAGTTTCTTTGTCCAATATGGTGTTCCTATGATTACATTTAATTATAGTATTGTAATACCAATTTTACTTGTCATATCTATAATAATTTTAATAAAGAGCTTTAAACCCTTAAAGGGTTAAAACATACACTTTTTAAAAGGGAGGGAAGTTCTATGAAAAAGTTACTTATTGTCTTTTTGTCGATATTATTTGTAGTAAGTGCATTTTCTTTCAAAGCTATCATGGTTACCGATACTGGTGGTCTTGGTGACAAATCTTTTAATGATGGAACTTGGGCCGGGGTTAAAAGAGCTGCAGCTGAACTTGGAATTGATGCTCAAGTAATTCAATCTTATGAACAAGCAGACTATGTTTCAAACCTTACAAAAGCTGCACAAGAAATTCAAAAAGAACCAGATGGTGGAATCGTATACGCAGTTGGATTTATGATGACAGACGCTTTATTTGAAGTTGCACAACAATTTCCTGATGTCTATTTTGCAGGTATAGATATTGCTCCATCCTCTGATAATGTTCCACCTAACGTAATTTGCTTCCTATTTAAAGAACAAGAATCTGCATTTCTTGTAGGTTACATTGCAGCTGCAACCACAAGAGCTAATAAAGTTGGATTTATTGGTGGAATCCCGATTCCTCCAGTTGAAAGATTTAGATACGGTTTTGAAACTGGTGTAAAAGTATTTAACGATCTTCATGGTACAAATGTCCAAATAATTAAAGGATATACTAACCAATTTAGTGATCCAAAAAAAGGTAAAGATCTTGCTCTTTCTCAATTTGCAGAAGGTGTAGATATAATATTCCACGCAAGTGGTGCTTGCGGAAATGGTGTTATTGAAGCAGCAAAGGAAAAAATGGTTTCATTAGTTGGAAAAGACGATTTGAAATCCATTTTAGAATACGCATTTGAAAAAGGTGGATACTTTGCAATGGGTGTAGATGTTGATCAAGATTATATGGCTCCTGGTGTTGTTCTTGCAAGTGCAATGAAGGGTGTAGACACCGCATCTTATCTTGGTGTAAAATGGGCATACGAAGGAAACTGGACACCTGGAATTCACAAACTTGGTCTTGCTGAAAATGGTGTAAGAATGAGCCCAATGAAGTATACAAAAGGACTTGTTGAAAATAGAACATTAGCAGAACTTGCATACCTTGTTACTTTGATTAAAAAAGGTATTCTTACCGTTCCAGAAACAGAGGAAGCTTTAAAATCCTTTAGAACACCAAATATTGTATTCCCATTCTAATCTATAAAAATTTTGGGGGCATCTGCCCCCATTGCTTTGTCATTTTACTAAGGTTAAAACCTTAGTTAAGTGACAAAGCGTTGAAAGGAGGAGTTAAATTGTGTATGCCGTAGAAATGGTAAATATTGTTAAAAAATTTCCAGGAGTTTTAGCAAATGATCATGTTACTATAAGAATTAAAAAAGGTGAAATTCACGCAATAGTTGGAGAAAACGGTGCTGGTAAATCAACCTTGATGAATCAATTATATGGATTGTACCATCCTGATGAGGGAGATATTTTGATCAATGGCCAAAAAGTAACAATTAAAGGGCCAAAAGACGCTATTAAAAATGGAATAGGAATGGTTCATCAACATTTTATGTTAGTTGATACATTAACTGTTGCTGAAAATATTGTACTTGGTAGTGAGCCTGTAAAAGGTTTAAATTTTGATATTAAAGAAGCCAGAAAACAAGTTAAAGAATTATCTGAAAAATATGGATTATTTGTAGATGTTGATGCAAAAATTGAAGATATTCCAGTTGGTATGCAACAAAGAGTCGAAATCCTTAAGACTCTCTATAGAGGTGCAAATATAATTATTTTGGATGAACCTACTGCTGTATTAACTCCTCAAGAAGTTGAAGAATTGTTTGAGATAATGAGAAAACTTAAATCAGATGAAAAAACTATTCTCTTCATTTCACATAAATTGCATGAAGTTATGGAAATAAGCGATAGAATAACTGTTATGAGACTTGGAAAAGTTACCGGTGAGCTTGAAACATCAAAAACTAATCCTAAGGAAATAGCAAGACATATGGTTGGAAGAGATGTTGTTTTAAGAGTTGAAAAAGCTCCACATAAGTCTAAAGAAAAAGTTTTTGAGATTAAAGATCTTGTTGTTAAAGATAACAGAGGTCTAGTAGCGGTCAATAAAGTTTCTTTTGATATAAGAAAAGGTGAAATTGTTGGTATTGCAGGTGTTGCTGGCAATGGTCAAACTGAACTTGTAGAAGCAATAACTGGATTAAGAAAAATTGAAGATGGAAAAATATACTTTGAGGGTAAAGATGTAACACACTTTACACCAAAGCAACTTAGAGAACTAGGACTTGCTCATATTCCTGAAGATCGCTTAAAACATGGTCTCATAGAAGAATTTGAAGCTTACTATAATGTTATTCTTGGACAACACTATAAACCTCCATTTTCCAATGGAACTTTTTTAAATCATAAAGAAATATTTGAATATACAAAAAATATAATGGAAGAATTTGATGTAAGGCCTAGAAGAATTCAACATCTTGGAGGAAATTTCTCAGGTGGTAATCAACAAAAACTA of the Thermosipho japonicus genome contains:
- a CDS encoding bifunctional enoyl-CoA hydratase/phosphate acetyltransferase, which gives rise to MLRSFDEVIEKAKTKEAVIALAGAEDVESLKAIKDVLDLGIKAILVGKEEIVRKNLEELEMELPIVNAESEAEASEKAVKLVSSGQANVLMKGLVKTATLLKAALNKEWGLRGEGLLSHVALLETPGMDRIIFVTDGGMVIKPTLEQKVQIIKNAVSLAHSLGYEEPKVGLIAAVEVVNPDMPETMEAAILTKMADRGQIKGCKIDGPLGLDNALSEFAAKVKKVTGPVAGKADILVVPDIHSGNFLGKSAVYLANGKIAGIIMGAKVPIIIVSRADTSESKRNSIAIAAAISK
- a CDS encoding M55 family metallopeptidase; translated protein: MKIYVSIDFEGLGGVTQWSDVEYGVKFKQNYLMEQLKAFLRATDGNYVLLVDSHAMGDNVLWEITKEFENVELISGGLRKNYMMSELDESFDRVVFFGYHAGVGTRYAVMDHSYSSSSVYNIWINGQKMNEALINAAYAGLYNVPVAMIVGDDKLKGQVFDDVFFVETKESLGRFSAKHKSMKKVLKEIEETTRRMLRVPREKFKVYKFDTPIELVVEFTDTARADLVEMLPLVERIDGRSVKLVHEDYQVVFDAILSMAFMCSIIKYIGR
- the dnaA gene encoding chromosomal replication initiator protein DnaA encodes the protein MKDNILSALKEKISRQNWESWFLDFNVKKIEDKHVVFEVGNIFIKDRLEQKFSKIISKVVKEVLGKDATFEIVYKEIDITQKNEEKGPLVRKRPLLITPLNPKYTFENFVVGNFNRFAYNVFLEASKKPGYYNPIFLYSGVGLGKTHLAQALGNYLLENDPDLKVAYLTSEDFMNEMFYAIKNGTTEEFREKYRKKADILIIDDIQFLIGIKSAQVELFHTFNAIHEAGKQIIICSDRTPQELKDFHSRMISRFQMGLLVKIENPTKEDLFKIGKKISKLKGVEINDEIIDYISSIYDNPRLIHGAILKLIAYKNLYGSLNLSIAQSILTNPSKPPKALEEKLIEILSDIFECSPEEILSSKRTKNISYARKVGMYYAAKKLNLSTRDVGKVFNKSHSSVVQNINQVEKLIKEGNIIIKNYLKQIDKATKNFAQGESI
- a CDS encoding ferredoxin yields the protein MKVRVDEATCIGCGVCENLCPDVFKVGDDMKAKVLQAETDLDCAKDAADSCPTSAITVEE
- a CDS encoding BMP family lipoprotein; protein product: MKKLLIVFLSILFVVSAFSFKAIMVTDTGGLGDKSFNDGTWAGVKRAAAELGIDAQVIQSYEQADYVSNLTKAAQEIQKEPDGGIVYAVGFMMTDALFEVAQQFPDVYFAGIDIAPSSDNVPPNVICFLFKEQESAFLVGYIAAATTRANKVGFIGGIPIPPVERFRYGFETGVKVFNDLHGTNVQIIKGYTNQFSDPKKGKDLALSQFAEGVDIIFHASGACGNGVIEAAKEKMVSLVGKDDLKSILEYAFEKGGYFAMGVDVDQDYMAPGVVLASAMKGVDTASYLGVKWAYEGNWTPGIHKLGLAENGVRMSPMKYTKGLVENRTLAELAYLVTLIKKGILTVPETEEALKSFRTPNIVFPF
- a CDS encoding ABC transporter ATP-binding protein produces the protein MVNIVKKFPGVLANDHVTIRIKKGEIHAIVGENGAGKSTLMNQLYGLYHPDEGDILINGQKVTIKGPKDAIKNGIGMVHQHFMLVDTLTVAENIVLGSEPVKGLNFDIKEARKQVKELSEKYGLFVDVDAKIEDIPVGMQQRVEILKTLYRGANIIILDEPTAVLTPQEVEELFEIMRKLKSDEKTILFISHKLHEVMEISDRITVMRLGKVTGELETSKTNPKEIARHMVGRDVVLRVEKAPHKSKEKVFEIKDLVVKDNRGLVAVNKVSFDIRKGEIVGIAGVAGNGQTELVEAITGLRKIEDGKIYFEGKDVTHFTPKQLRELGLAHIPEDRLKHGLIEEFEAYYNVILGQHYKPPFSNGTFLNHKEIFEYTKNIMEEFDVRPRRIQHLGGNFSGGNQQKLVVGREIRMNPKFLVVAQPTRGLDVGAIEFIHKQILKMREMDVGILLISMELEEIFSLSDRIIVMYEGEIMGEVKPEETTVEEVGLMMTGQRLVEARRG